ACCTTCGGCTCCCATTCGCGCAGCACGCGCAGGCTGTCGGCGGTCAACGTGAACTGGTATTGCGAGGACGAGCGCAGGCCGCCGATGCGCAGATCCTGCGCCGCGACGAGAAACAGCGACACACCTTCGATGCGCCCCAGCTTGCCGCGCAGCCGGCCGATCACCTGATCGGCCGTTGCATCGCGCTCGGACAGCGGCTTCAGATTGACGAAGAAACTGGCGTTGTTCGCACCGCCACCGCGCCCGCCGCCGGTGAAAGCGCTGACATTGGCCACCGCCGGATCGGCGCGCACCACCTCGACCGCCTGCTCCATCTTCTTCGCCATCACCTGGAAGGACGTGGTCTGGTCGCCGCGCAGGCTGCCGAACAGGCGGCCGGTGTCCTGATTCGGAAAGAAGCCCTTGGGCACGATGACGAACAGCCACAGGTTGAGCGCGATCGCGCCGGCGAAGATCAGCATGACGATGCGCGTGTGGCGCAGCGCCCAGTCGAGACTGTGCGAATAGGCAAGCTGGATGTCGTCGAACACGCGCGCCAGCGCGCGCTGCCAGCGTGCTTCCTGTTCGACCGGCCGGTGGCGCAGCAGGCGCGCCGCCAGCATCGGCGCCGCGGTCAGCGACACCACCATGGACACCAGCACGGCGACCGACAGCGTGAGCGCGAATTCGCGGAACAGCCGGCCGACGATGCCGCCCATCAGCAGGATGGGGATGAATACCGCCACCAGCGACAGGCTGATCGCGACCACCGTGAAGCCGACCTCGCGCACGCCCTTCACCGCCGCTTCGAAGGGTTTCATGCCACGCTCGATGTGGCGCGCAATGTTCTCGATCACCACCACCGCATCGTCCACCACGAAGCCGGTGGCGATGGTCAGCGCCATCAGCGACAGGTTGTTCAGGCTGAAGCCGAGCAGGTACATCACCGCCAGACTGCCGGCCAGCGACACCGGCACGACGATGGCCGGGATCAGCGTGGCGCGTGCGTTGCGCAGGAACAGGAACACCACCAGGATGACCATGCCGACCGCGATCGCCAGCGCGATCTCGACCTCGCGCAAGGCGCTGCGTATCGTGGTCGAACTGTCCGACACGATTTCGAGACGGGCCGAGGCCGGCAGGCTGGCCGCCAGTTCAGGCATCAGCGCATGCACCCGCTCGACCGTCTCGATCACATTGCTGCCCGGCCGCTTGGTGACGACCAGCAGTACCGTGGGCTTGCCATTGGTCAGGCCGAGGTTGCGCACGTCCTGCACCGATTCGGTCACCGTCGCGACATCGCCCAGGCGCAGCGTGGCGCCCGAGGTGTGACGCAGGATCAGCGGCACATAATCGGCTGCGCGACGCACCTGGTCATTGGCGTCGATCTGCCAGTAGCGGTCGCCTGATTCGACAAAACCCTTGGGACGATAGACATTGCTTTCGTTGATGCGCGCGCGCACGTCTTCCAGCGTCAGGCCGTGCTGATGCAGCGCATCGGGATTGACCTGCACACGCACCGCCGGTGGCGCACCGCCACCCACGGTCACTTCACCGACACCCGGAATCTGCGCCATCTTCTGCGCCAGCACGGTCGAGGCAATGTCGTACAGACGCGGAATCGGCACCGTGTCGGAGGTGATCGCGAGAATCATGATCGGCGCGTCGGCCGGATTGACCTTGCGATAGCTCGGATTGGACGGCAGGCTGGTCGGCAGGCTGGCGCGCGCAGCATTGATCGCCGCCTGCACGTCGCGCGCTGCGCCCTCGACATCGCGCTCAAGTTCGAACTGCAGCGTCACCCGGGTGTTGCCCTGCGAACTGCTCGACGTCATTTCGGTGACGCCGGCAATGCGGCCCATGGTGCGTTCCAGCGGTGTCGCCACGGTCGCCGCCATCACTTCCGGACTGGCGCCGGGCAGCGACGCACTGACCGATATGGTCGGGAAGTCGACCTGCGGCAGTGCGGCCACCGGCAGCAGCACGAAGGCCAGCGCGCCGGACAGCGCGATCGCCGCCGTCAGCAGCGTGGTCGCCACCGGCCGATAGACCGACCAGGCCCAGCCACTCACGCCCGATGCTCCTGCGCCGCAGGGCCGCGTGTCGCGAACAGCCGGCCGAATGCAAGATAGATGACCGGCGTGGTGTACAGCGTCAGCACCTGACTCACCAGCAGTCCGCCGACCATGGTCAGACCCAGCGGGTGGCGCAGTTCGGAACCCATGCCGCCGCCGAGCATCAGGGGCAGCGCACCGAGCAGAGCCGCCATCGTGGTCATCAGGATGGGGCGCAGGCGCAGCAGGCAGGCTTGGTAGATCGCGTCGCGCGGCGCCATGCCCTGCGTGCGTTCGGCGTCGAGCGCGAAATCGATCATCATGATGGCGTTCTTCTTGACGATGCCGATCAGCAGGATGATGCCGATCACCGCAATCATGTCGAGCGCGTGGCCGGTGCCGAGCAGCGCCAGCAGCGCGCCGATGGCGGCCGACGGCAGCGTGCTCAGGATGGTCAGCGGGTGGATGAAGCTTTCGTACAGCACGCCGAGCACGATGTACATGGTGGCCACCGCGGCGAGGATGAGCCACAGCGTATCGCTGAGCGAAGCGCGGAAGGCTTCGGCCGAGCCCTCGTAGGTCACGCTCAATGTGGCCGGCATCGCGAGCGTACGGCGCGTGGCGTCGATGGCGTCGACCGCCTCCCCCAGCGACACGCCGTCGGGCAGGTTGAATGACACCGTGGCGGCCGGAAACTGGCCCTGTCGACCGATCGACAGGCGGGCTGGCCGCTCTTCGACGCGCACCAGACTGCCCAGCGGAATCTGCTCGCCGGTGGCCGACATCACATGGATCTGCGATATCGCTTCCGGGCCCTGCTGGAACTGCGGCTGCACTTCCAGCACCACGCGGTACTGGCTCGACTGCGTGAAGATGGTCGAAATCAGGCGCTGGCCGAAGGCGTTGTACAGCGCGGCATCGATGTCGGCCACGGTCACGCCGACACGGGCGGCGGCAGCGCGGTCGATGTTCACATAGGCCTGCAGGCCGCCGGTCGTCAGATCGGTGGTGACGGCAGACAGCTTGTCCGACTGCTGCAGCGCGGCGACCAGCTTCGGCACCCATTCGAGCAGGTCGTCCTGATTGGTGGCCTGCACGACGAACGGATACTGCGCGCGACTGACCCGGTCCTCGATCGTCAGATCCTGCACCGGCTGCAGGTGCAGCGTGATGCCGGGCACTTCGCGCGCCCGCTCTTCCAGACGGCGGGCGATTTCGGGCGCGCGTGCCTCGCGGTCAGCCAGCGGTTTGAGACGGATCTGCATGCGGCCGGTGTTCAGCGTCGGGTTCTGACCATCGACGCCGATGAAGGAACTGAGGTTCTCCACATTCGGGTCGCGCAGCAGCACTTCGGCCAGCGCCTGCTGGCGCGCGCTCATGGCCGAGAACGACACCGTCGGTTCGGCTTCCGATATGCCCTGGATCAATCCGGTGTCCTGCACCGGGAAAAAGCCCTTCGGCACCGCGAGGTAGAGCAGCGCTGTCAGCACGAAGGTGGCCACGGTGACGGCCAGCGTCAGCGGCTGATGATCAAGCACCCAGCGCAGCGTGCGCGAATAGCCGGCCAGCAGGCGCGCATACCAGCCCTCATCGGCTTGCTGCGCCGGTTCGGGCTTCAGAAGGCGCGCCGCCATCATCGGCGTCAGCGTCAGCGACACCACGGCCGACAGCAGGATGGCGATGGTCAGCGTGAGCGCGAATTCGCGGAACAGCCGGCCGACCACGTCCTGCATGAACAGCAGCGGAATCAGCACCGCCACCAGCGACACGGTGAGCGAAATGATGGTGAAGCCGATCTGCTTCGCGCCGTCGAGTGCAGCCTGCATCGGCGTCTTGCCCTGTTCGAGGTGACGCGCGATGTTCTCTGTCATCACGATGGCGTCGTCGACGACGAAGCCGGCGGCGATGGTCAGCGCCATCAGTGTGAGGTTGTTCACCGAAAAGCCGGCCATGTACATGAAGGCGAAGGTGCCGACCAGCGACAGCGGCACCGCCACTGCCGGAATGACCGTGGCGCGCACATTGCGCAGGAACAGGAAGATGACCAGCACGACGAGTGCGACGGCCATCACCAGTTCGATCTGCACGTCGCGCACCGAGGTGCGGATCGATTCGGTGCGGTCGGTCAGCACGGCCACATCGACCGCGTCGGGCAGCGAGGCCTGCAGCTCCGGCAGCAGCGCCTGGATGCGCGACACCACGTCGATCACGTTGGCCCCCGGCTGGCGCTGGATGTTCAGGATGAGCGACGGCGTCTGGTTGGCCCAGGCGGCCAGCAGCCGGTTTTCCGGTCCATCGACCACCTCGGCGACGTCCTCGAGCCGGATCGGCGCGCCGTTCTTCCACGCAATCACACTCTTCCGGTATTCGGCCGCCGACCGCAGCTGGTCGTTGGCATCCAGCGTGGTGGCGCGGGTCGGCCCGTCGAAACTGCCCTTGGCCTGGCTGGAACTGGTGCTGACGACGGCGGCGCGCAGTTGCTCAAGACTGAGGCCGTATGAAGCGACCGCCGACGGATTCACGCGGACCCGAACGGCGCGCCGCTGGCCGCCTGAAATGCTGACCAGCCCGACGCCCGACTGCTGCGAAATCTTCTGCGCCAGGCGCGTGCTGACGGCCTCTTCGAGCAGATGGAGCGGCAGCGCATTGGAACTGATGGCCAGCGTCATCACCGGCGCATCGGCCGGATTGACCTTGCTGTAGACCGGTGGTGCCGGCAGTTCCTGCGGCAGCAGCGTCGCCGCGGCATTGATCGCCGCCTGCACCTCCTGCTGCGCGGTATCCAGCGAAATGTTCAGACCGAAGCGCAGCGTCACCACCGATGCGCCGGCCGAACTGACGGAATTCATCTGCACCAGCCCCGGCATCTGGCCGAACTGGCGCTCCAGCGGCGAGGTGATCAGCGAAGTGGTGAGCTCGGGGCTGGCCCCCGGGTAGAAGGTGACCACCTGCATCGTCGGGTAGTCGACCTGCGGCAGTGCCGACACCGGCAGCAGCCGGTAGGCGATGAAGCCGGTCACCAGCAGCGCGATCATCAGCAGCGAGGTCGCCACCGGACGCAGGATGAACAGTCTGGACGGATTCATGGACGTGACCGGTCAGCGCGCCGGCGCGGCGTCGCGACGCCCCGGCTGCGCCGCGTCCGGCTTGCCGGCACGGGCGCCGGCGGCCGGCGCGTCGTCGATCTTCACCTTGTCGCCTTCGCGCAGGCGATCGACGCCATCGGTGACGACGCGCTCACCGGGCTGCACGCCTTCGGTCACCTGCTGCAGTTCGCCGGCCAGCGTGCCGGTCTTCACCGGCCGCATCGCCACCGTCAGGTCGTCACCGACGACGTACACGAAGGTGCCGCTGGCGCTGCGCTGAATCGCGGTGACGGGTACCACGACGGCAGCGGACACCGTGTCGACGCGTACGCGCACATTGACGAACTGGTTCGGAAACAGCACGTCGTCCCGGTTTTCGAACATCGCCTTCGCCTTGACGGTGCCGGTGGCGACATCGATCTGGTTGTCGAGGATGCGCAGCGTGCCGGTGGTGAGCACCTTGCGGTTCTCGCGGTCCCACGCTTCGACCGCCAGACCGCCGCGCTGCGCAATGGCGGCGCGCACCGCCGGCAGTTCCGGCGCCGGCAGCGAAAACACGACCGAAATCGGCGCTTCCTGCGTGATGGTCAGCAGGCCTTCGGTATCCGACGCGCGCACGATGTTGCCCGGCGTCGCCTGGCGCAATCCGACGCGCCCGCTGATCGGCGCCGTGATGCGCGCATAGCTCAGCGACAGCTGCGCCGCCGCGATGCTTGCGTCGTCTGCCTTGATCGCGGCTTCGTACTCGCGCACCAGCGCCTGCTGGTTGGTCACCTGCTGGGTCGCGATCGAATCCTGCTTCAGCAGCGTTTCGTAGCGGTTCAGGTCTTCCCGCGCATTGGTCAGCAGCGCCTGGTTGCGCAGCTTCGCTGCCTGCGTCTGCGCCAGTTCGACTTCGAAGGCACGCGGATCGATCAAGGCCAGCAGATCACCTTTCTTCACCCGCTGGCCTTCGGTGAAATGGAGCGAGCGCAGCTCGCCTTCGACCCGGCTGCGCACCACGACACTTTCGATCGGCGTCACCGTACCGAGCGCACTCACCGTCACCGGCAGATCCGCCAGCGTGGCCAGTGCGGTACCGACCCTTGATTCGCCACCGAAGCGACGACCTGCAGCACCGGGTGCGCCGGATGCCGGACCGGCCGGCCGGGCGCCCGGCGGTCCGCCGCCTTCGGCAGGCGCACCGGTGCGCTCCCGCGCAAGAAACCAGCCGGCCGTCAGACCGGCCAGTACCAGCAACATCAGGATCCAGGGCCAGCGTGGCTTGCGAATAACGGGGGGCGTAGTCGTCATGGAATATCGGTCGAAGTGAAATCGGTGGCGCAGGGCGCAAGCCGCGGGAAATCGAATGCCCCGGGCTCGACGCGATGCCATTGTCGGCTGCGCATGTTAATCACGTCGCGGCGCGCCGGGCGGACTTGTGAATGGACTGTGAACGGCGATGAGCGCTCGTCACCGGGTCGCCCGATAGCGCCATGTGTCGATGCCGCGACGCGGTGTTGAGCGGCGCCCGGCACATGGGGTTCCGCAGGCGACGAAATTGCGTCTGGTAAACTAGGCGAGTCGTTCACAGGCTCAGCCAGCAGTTCCACCGCGCGGCCCTGCGTTTTTCCGCGGGACACCCCGTCCCGCTGTCCGGTTTCACACCCTGCGTCAGGTCGCTTCCACTCCGTCTTTCGGGAGAGCGAAGCCTTGCTTGTCCATCTGCTGCCACTTGCGGCACTTCTGTCCGGCGTTGCCCTGCTGTTGCTGGGCAGCGGCCTGCTGACCACCCTGCTTGCCGTGCGCGGCGGCATCGAAGGCTTCGGCAGCCCCTTCATGGGACTGCTCGGGTCGATGTTCTTTGCCGGCTTCCTGATCGGCACCCATGTCGCGCCGCGCATGATCCGTCGTGTAGGGCACGTCCGCGCGTTCGCCTTCTTCACGTCGGCGGTGGCCTGCGCCGTGCTGCTGCACGAAATGCTGGTCGTGCCCTGGGTGTGGGCGCTGGTCCGGCTGCTGACCGGTATTTCCATGGTCGGGCTGTACACCATCGTCGAAAGCTGGCTGAACAGCCAGTCAGCGCCGGCGCAGCGCGCGCGCGTGTTTTCGGTCTACATGGGCGTCAATCTGGGCGCACTGGCACTGTCGCAGCAATTGCTGCATCTGGGGCCGGCCAGCGGTCACGTTCTGTTCGGCCTGGCGGCGCTGCTGGTGTCGGCGGCCGTGATGCCGGTGGCCGCGACCCGGCTGAACCAGCCGTTGCTCGACCACAGCGCTTCGGTCGACCTGAAAAGCCTGTACGCCAAGGCGCCGATCGCGCTTTCTGCGGCCTTTGCGTCAGGCCTCGCGATGGGTGCCTTCTGGGGTCTGGGCGCGGTGTGGGCGGACGGCCACGGCATCGGGCATCAGGGCATCGCGGCCTTCATGACCGCCACCATCCTGGGGGGTGCGCTGTTCCAGTGGCCTATCGGTCTGATGTCCGACCGCATGGACCGCGGACGCGCGATCGCACTGGTGTCGCTGGGCGCCACGCTGTGCGCCATCGGCCTGATGCTCGCGGGCAGTCGGGGGACGCTGGCGCTCAGCCTCGCCGGCTTCGTCTATGGCGGCTTCGCCTTCTCGCTCTATCCGATGGCGGTCGCCCGAATGATCGACCGGCTGCAGCCGCACGAAGTGCTTTCGGGCAGCAGCAGCCTGCTGCTGATACACGGCGCCGGTGCAGCCGCCGGCCCGCTGCTCGCCGGGTTCGCCATGGCACTGGCCGGCGACGCGGCGCTGCCGCTGTGGTTTGCCGCGACCCAGGGCGCGCTGGCGATCGCCGCCTCGTCGCTGTTGCGCCGACTCACGCCGGACATTGCCCATCAGACCCGCTTCCAGCCCATGGTGCGCACCGCATCGACCGCCTTCGACATGGTCGAGGGCGCACACCCCGACGACCTTCCTTCCACTCGACCCAGCACGGAGACCCGCTGACCCGAACCCGCAACCTGCCCTGAAAGGACTTCATCATGCTCCTCGCCACCGATCTGGACGGCACCTTCCTCGCCGGCGACCCCGAAGCGCGCCTGCGCCTGTACCAGCGCATCGCAACCGACCCCGAAGTGACACTCGTGTTCGTGACCGGACGCGGCCTCGAAGCCGTGCTGCCCATCCTGTCCGACCCGACGATACCGGTGCCGCACTACATCATCGCCGACGTCGGCGCGACCGTAGTCGACGGCGGCACACGGCAGGCGGTGCAGCCGCTGCAGTCGACGATCGATGTCGTATGGCCGGGTGAGCTCGCCGTGACCGAAGCGCTGGCCGGCTTCGAGCGGCTGCAGCGGCAGGAAGTCCCGCAGCAGCGGCGCTGCTCCTATTTCTGTGATGGCGATGCGGTGACCGAAGACATCCACGCCGCGGCGGCGGCACTCGGCTGCGACGTGCTGTATTCGGCCGACCGCTATCTCGACATCCTGCCGCCCGGCGTGAACAAGGGCAGCACACTGCGCAAGCTGGTGCGCCATCTGGGCATCGACCCCGAACACGTGCTGGTGGCCGGCGATACGCTGAACGACCTGTCGATGTTCGAGCAGGGCTTCCGCGGCGTGTGCGTCGGTGAATCGGAACCGGCGCTGCTGGCGGCGACGACCGACCGCTCGCGCATCCTGCATGCATCGCGCATCGGCTGCGGCGGCATCATCGACGCACTGCGCAGCTTCCGCATGATGCGCTTCGATCCGGTCGGTCCGGTCACCGGCGCCGGCGACGCCGAGCTGGTCATCGTCTATCACCGGCTGCCGTACGAGGAATACGTCGAAGCGGACAGCGTGAAGCAGCGCCGCCCGAGTTCGCCCAACGGCATCATCCCGACGCTGCTCAGCTTCTTTGCGGAAGGCCGGCAGGGCTCGTGGGTCGCCTGGTCAACACTCAATGCGGAATCGACCGATTTCGAAGTGCACACCACGGTCGATCGCCAGCGCTATCCCAATCTGACCTGCGCCCGCGTCGCGCTGGACAAGACCGACGTCGACATCTTCTACAAGCGCTTTTCGAAGGAGGCGTTCTGGCCGACGCTGCACACCTTCTGGGAGCGCGCGCAATTCCGCGAAGACCACTGGCAGGTGTTCCTGAAGGTGAACCGGCTGTTCGCCGAACGCAGCGCAGCCGAGGCGGCACCCGGTGCGACCGTCTGGCTGCACGACTACAACCTGTGGATGGTGCCGGCGGCGCTGCGCGAGATGCGGCCCGACCTGAAGATTGCCTTCTTCCACCACACCTACTTTCCGTCGGCCGACGTGTTCAACGTTATGCCGTGGCGGCGCGACATCGTCGGCAGCCTGCTGCAATGCGACTACATCGGCTTCCACATTCCACGTCAGGCCGAGAATTTCGTCGACGTGGCGCGTGGCGTGGCGCCGCTGAAAGTGCTCGAGTCGCGCAATTGCGCACCGCGCTTCCTGACCTATGGCTGCGCAGTCGGGCTGGACGAAATGACGACGGCAATCGAGGTGCATGGCCGCCGGATCGGCATCGGCGCCCATCCGGTCGGACTGGACGTGCAGCGTGTCGGACGCCTGCTCGCCGACCCGGCAACCGCCCGGCGCGTGGACAGCCTGCGTCACGAACTGGACGGTCGCCGGGCCATCCTGTCGGTCGAACGGCTCGACTACACGAAGGGCACGCTGGAAAAACTGCTCGCCTTCGAACAGCTGCTGGAGCGCTATCCGGAAATGCGCCAGAAGGTCACGCTGATCACCGTGTGCGTGCCGGCCGCGAGCGAAATGACCATCTACCGCGCGCTGCAGACACAGATCGAGCAGGCGGTCGGCCGCATCAACGGCCGCTATTCGAGGGTGGGCTGGACACCGGTGCAGTTCTTCTTCCGCGCCATTCCGTTCGAGGAACTGATCGCCTACTACGCGGTGGCCGATGTCATGTGGATCACGCCGCTGCGCGATGGCCTCAATCTGGTTGCCAAGGAATTCGTCGCGGTGCAGGGACTGATGCAGGGCGGCGGCGTGCTGGTGCTGTCCGAATTCGCCGGCGCCGCCGCCGAACTGCACGGCGCTGTGCTGACCAATCCGCACGACATCAACGATCTGCGCGAGAAGTGCTACTACGCGCTGAACATGCACCGCGCCGAAGCCGAATCACGTCTGCGCGAACTGCTGGCCATCGTGCAGTACAACGATGTGCATCGCTGGGGGCAGGAGTTTCTGGCGGCCGTCGATGCGACCGTGGGCGCGCCTGCGCCGGTATCGCAGAGGGCGTGAGCGAAGGATTCCGCAGGTCGGGCAGAAACGCCGCAGCGGCATCTGCCCTGCGGGAGCTGTCCCTGTGGGAGCTGTCCCTGTGGGAGCTGTCCCTGTGGGAGCTGTCCCTGTGGGAGCTGTCCCTGTGGGAGCTGTCCCTGTGGGAGCTGTCCCTGTGGGAGCTGTCCCTGTGGGAGCTGTCCCTGTGGGAGCTGTCCCTGTGGGAGCTGTCCCTGTGGGAGCTGTCCCTGTGGGAGCTGTCCCTGTGGGAGCGGCGGCCTCGCCGCGATACGCACGACGCGCAGCGACCATCGCACTTCGCGCTACGACCATTGCGGCACTGATCGCGGCGAGGCCGCC
The sequence above is a segment of the Methyloversatilis sp. RAC08 genome. Coding sequences within it:
- the ggpS gene encoding glucosylglycerol-phosphate synthase, whose protein sequence is MLLATDLDGTFLAGDPEARLRLYQRIATDPEVTLVFVTGRGLEAVLPILSDPTIPVPHYIIADVGATVVDGGTRQAVQPLQSTIDVVWPGELAVTEALAGFERLQRQEVPQQRRCSYFCDGDAVTEDIHAAAAALGCDVLYSADRYLDILPPGVNKGSTLRKLVRHLGIDPEHVLVAGDTLNDLSMFEQGFRGVCVGESEPALLAATTDRSRILHASRIGCGGIIDALRSFRMMRFDPVGPVTGAGDAELVIVYHRLPYEEYVEADSVKQRRPSSPNGIIPTLLSFFAEGRQGSWVAWSTLNAESTDFEVHTTVDRQRYPNLTCARVALDKTDVDIFYKRFSKEAFWPTLHTFWERAQFREDHWQVFLKVNRLFAERSAAEAAPGATVWLHDYNLWMVPAALREMRPDLKIAFFHHTYFPSADVFNVMPWRRDIVGSLLQCDYIGFHIPRQAENFVDVARGVAPLKVLESRNCAPRFLTYGCAVGLDEMTTAIEVHGRRIGIGAHPVGLDVQRVGRLLADPATARRVDSLRHELDGRRAILSVERLDYTKGTLEKLLAFEQLLERYPEMRQKVTLITVCVPAASEMTIYRALQTQIEQAVGRINGRYSRVGWTPVQFFFRAIPFEELIAYYAVADVMWITPLRDGLNLVAKEFVAVQGLMQGGGVLVLSEFAGAAAELHGAVLTNPHDINDLREKCYYALNMHRAEAESRLRELLAIVQYNDVHRWGQEFLAAVDATVGAPAPVSQRA
- a CDS encoding MFS transporter, with protein sequence MLVHLLPLAALLSGVALLLLGSGLLTTLLAVRGGIEGFGSPFMGLLGSMFFAGFLIGTHVAPRMIRRVGHVRAFAFFTSAVACAVLLHEMLVVPWVWALVRLLTGISMVGLYTIVESWLNSQSAPAQRARVFSVYMGVNLGALALSQQLLHLGPASGHVLFGLAALLVSAAVMPVAATRLNQPLLDHSASVDLKSLYAKAPIALSAAFASGLAMGAFWGLGAVWADGHGIGHQGIAAFMTATILGGALFQWPIGLMSDRMDRGRAIALVSLGATLCAIGLMLAGSRGTLALSLAGFVYGGFAFSLYPMAVARMIDRLQPHEVLSGSSSLLLIHGAGAAAGPLLAGFAMALAGDAALPLWFAATQGALAIAASSLLRRLTPDIAHQTRFQPMVRTASTAFDMVEGAHPDDLPSTRPSTETR
- a CDS encoding multidrug efflux RND transporter permease subunit, whose amino-acid sequence is MNPSRLFILRPVATSLLMIALLVTGFIAYRLLPVSALPQVDYPTMQVVTFYPGASPELTTSLITSPLERQFGQMPGLVQMNSVSSAGASVVTLRFGLNISLDTAQQEVQAAINAAATLLPQELPAPPVYSKVNPADAPVMTLAISSNALPLHLLEEAVSTRLAQKISQQSGVGLVSISGGQRRAVRVRVNPSAVASYGLSLEQLRAAVVSTSSSQAKGSFDGPTRATTLDANDQLRSAAEYRKSVIAWKNGAPIRLEDVAEVVDGPENRLLAAWANQTPSLILNIQRQPGANVIDVVSRIQALLPELQASLPDAVDVAVLTDRTESIRTSVRDVQIELVMAVALVVLVIFLFLRNVRATVIPAVAVPLSLVGTFAFMYMAGFSVNNLTLMALTIAAGFVVDDAIVMTENIARHLEQGKTPMQAALDGAKQIGFTIISLTVSLVAVLIPLLFMQDVVGRLFREFALTLTIAILLSAVVSLTLTPMMAARLLKPEPAQQADEGWYARLLAGYSRTLRWVLDHQPLTLAVTVATFVLTALLYLAVPKGFFPVQDTGLIQGISEAEPTVSFSAMSARQQALAEVLLRDPNVENLSSFIGVDGQNPTLNTGRMQIRLKPLADREARAPEIARRLEERAREVPGITLHLQPVQDLTIEDRVSRAQYPFVVQATNQDDLLEWVPKLVAALQQSDKLSAVTTDLTTGGLQAYVNIDRAAAARVGVTVADIDAALYNAFGQRLISTIFTQSSQYRVVLEVQPQFQQGPEAISQIHVMSATGEQIPLGSLVRVEERPARLSIGRQGQFPAATVSFNLPDGVSLGEAVDAIDATRRTLAMPATLSVTYEGSAEAFRASLSDTLWLILAAVATMYIVLGVLYESFIHPLTILSTLPSAAIGALLALLGTGHALDMIAVIGIILLIGIVKKNAIMMIDFALDAERTQGMAPRDAIYQACLLRLRPILMTTMAALLGALPLMLGGGMGSELRHPLGLTMVGGLLVSQVLTLYTTPVIYLAFGRLFATRGPAAQEHRA
- a CDS encoding multidrug efflux RND transporter permease subunit, coding for MSGWAWSVYRPVATTLLTAAIALSGALAFVLLPVAALPQVDFPTISVSASLPGASPEVMAATVATPLERTMGRIAGVTEMTSSSSQGNTRVTLQFELERDVEGAARDVQAAINAARASLPTSLPSNPSYRKVNPADAPIMILAITSDTVPIPRLYDIASTVLAQKMAQIPGVGEVTVGGGAPPAVRVQVNPDALHQHGLTLEDVRARINESNVYRPKGFVESGDRYWQIDANDQVRRAADYVPLILRHTSGATLRLGDVATVTESVQDVRNLGLTNGKPTVLLVVTKRPGSNVIETVERVHALMPELAASLPASARLEIVSDSSTTIRSALREVEIALAIAVGMVILVVFLFLRNARATLIPAIVVPVSLAGSLAVMYLLGFSLNNLSLMALTIATGFVVDDAVVVIENIARHIERGMKPFEAAVKGVREVGFTVVAISLSLVAVFIPILLMGGIVGRLFREFALTLSVAVLVSMVVSLTAAPMLAARLLRHRPVEQEARWQRALARVFDDIQLAYSHSLDWALRHTRIVMLIFAGAIALNLWLFVIVPKGFFPNQDTGRLFGSLRGDQTTSFQVMAKKMEQAVEVVRADPAVANVSAFTGGGRGGGANNASFFVNLKPLSERDATADQVIGRLRGKLGRIEGVSLFLVAAQDLRIGGLRSSSQYQFTLTADSLRVLREWEPKVRFAMRDLPQLVDVSTDQEDRASQTLLVYDRDTLARLGITPGGVNQVLNDAFAQRQISTLYEPLNQYKVVLEVDPARAQDISALDAVRVAGADGQLVPLDSFARVTQGTMPLSISHLGGKVSTTISFGTAEGVTLAQGMEAIRTAMRKIGVPASVNAGFQGSARAFQQSLSNQPLLVLGAIIAVYLVLGILYESLIHPLTILSTLPSAGIGAILALMAFNIEFGLIAIIGLLLLIGVVMKNAIMMIDFALDAERNRGCAPHEAIREACLMRLRPILMTTLAAMVGALPLAIGFGEGSELRQPLGIAVVGGLVVSQLLTLYTTPVTYLYLERFSRYSRRWFAGRGRTVTP
- a CDS encoding MdtA/MuxA family multidrug efflux RND transporter periplasmic adaptor subunit; its protein translation is MTTTPPVIRKPRWPWILMLLVLAGLTAGWFLARERTGAPAEGGGPPGARPAGPASGAPGAAGRRFGGESRVGTALATLADLPVTVSALGTVTPIESVVVRSRVEGELRSLHFTEGQRVKKGDLLALIDPRAFEVELAQTQAAKLRNQALLTNAREDLNRYETLLKQDSIATQQVTNQQALVREYEAAIKADDASIAAAQLSLSYARITAPISGRVGLRQATPGNIVRASDTEGLLTITQEAPISVVFSLPAPELPAVRAAIAQRGGLAVEAWDRENRKVLTTGTLRILDNQIDVATGTVKAKAMFENRDDVLFPNQFVNVRVRVDTVSAAVVVPVTAIQRSASGTFVYVVGDDLTVAMRPVKTGTLAGELQQVTEGVQPGERVVTDGVDRLREGDKVKIDDAPAAGARAGKPDAAQPGRRDAAPAR